The genomic segment TTGGATTCATTGATGATCTTTAAGTTTGAGTTTAGtaataaaacatttctcacattctgaacatgaatatggcttctctcctgtgtgacttctaaaGATTTGACTTGTCTGTaaagcacttcccacattctggacatcaATGCGTTTTCTGTGTGGTGTGATGTGTAATTGCCTGTGTAAGCAGATATTATTTATCTGTAAAACAAGGGAAGTAGCCATAGAGGAAGCAGCTGCTATGGACCCAAAATTCAGAAGGTGCCCTCCCACGAGAAAGACTGAAAGTTTGTATTTTTAGGACCCACTCAACAGAATTATATAATGACGTtaaatacagtgacagtatatacagtgatatgacatattatatacacataggaAATGGACAGAGtggtggcctggtctgagagagctatCTTGCCTGGCCAAAGGAGTGAGGGTTGTGTGATCAAAGGTAGAGGTCCCTGCCcgtaagagcttacaatctacaagggaaggggagaacacagtaggtgagggttctCTCCTGTTTGATGTCTCTAATGTTTACAAGGTTTGATTTAGCTCCTAATCACTTCCCACAtagtgaacatgaatatggtttctctcctttgtgaattctctgatgtttaacaaaatGTGAGTTATATGTAAATCATTTCCCACATactaaacatgaatatggcttctctcctgtgtgaatcctctcatgtgtaacaagatttgatttaactgtaaaacatttcccacattctgaacaggaatatggcttctctcctgtgtgacatctctcatgtgtaacaagatttgatttctgtgtaaaacatttcccacattctgaacacgaatacaTCTTCTCTCCTATGTGTTGTCTCTCATGTCTAATAAGATTTGATTTAActgtgaaacatttcccacattctgaacatgaatacggcttctctcctgtgtgaactctCTCATGCGTAGCAAGATATGATTtacttgtaaaacatttcccacattctgaacaagaatatggtttctctcctttgtgaattctctcatgtgtaacgagatgtgatttatttgtaaaacatttcccacattctgaacatgaatacggcttctctcctgtgtgaattctcttgtgTCTAACAAAACTTGATTTACAGGTAAAGCACttcccacactctgaacatgaatacagtttctctcctgtgtgacttctttcatgtgtaacaagatgtgatttatttgtaaaacatttcccacattctgaacatgagtaTGACttgtctcctgtgtgacttctctcatgtatcaCAAGGGTTTGTTTGTCTGTAAAGCacttttcacattctgaacaggagtaACGCTTCTCCCCAGTATGACATTGAAATCTGTCATCCTCGTTCTGGCCTGCACTTgtggtaacaatctgtgattggtcaggagaaggttcctcatgaTTAGGGGGATTATACGatagatctgtactgtgaagtcctggattTACTTTGAGGGTaatgaggttttctcctgaagagcgctgcatGATATCTTCATCTTCTGCTTTATAATTTAGTGATGACATGTAATTTTCATCAGAGAGGTTTTCTGTTAGGATTAAACATGCATTTAGTATTGTTTTTCaaaccaaaaaggaaaaaatgcacaatattcttattaggctgcaaATACACATGAAGCTTCTGATAAAGTCTGACAGCAGaactggatccagcaggaaggatagATAAAGGCTGTTTCTTTTGAATCCATTCCTTGCTTTGGCTAAAAATAGGGGTTGTTTTGGggactttttgtgtttttttgtttaggGTTATTTTTAGCCAAAACCACAAGTGGTTTCAAAAGGAttggggaatataaaggaagaactTAACCCCTTGAAGACCAACGTCACATACGTTTTAAACAGAAGATACCAGAGGTTAATGTCTGCGATCAGAGAAATTGGCTACCACAgacgtttaacccctcagatgccatggtcaattgtgaccacagcatccgAGTGGTGAAAAACAGGAGCATTGTCCCTGATGGAGACTGCGATGTCTATCACATGTTTATTCCAATGAAGACCTGCAGGTGGTGTTAGACAGATTGACAGGGCTCCCTCTGCTTGGATCCCCGTGGTGAAATCGCGGGGCCCAATTCGTTTGCTTTGACAGCTTGGAGTTCTGTGCCTATCCCATGGCCTGCAAGAGCATTCTACAACAGTCTATGGTGCAGGCGATCAGACGATCTCATTTACAAATAACCTGAAGGAACTaaaaattacagtgaaaaaaatactaaatataaaaaattctaatcacccttaCTTTctaatataaacataaacataaacaataaaaaagaaatatgATAGGTTTTACCACATGGAAAAATTGCTGaacatttaaaatataaaaattattttcctGTGCAATAAATACgaccatttttttggtcaccttaccccTCCAAGAATGAATAAAAAGTgttcaaaaagttgcatgtacctcAATATGGTACCAAGAAAAACACTCCCTGCAGAAAAACAAGCCATCACAGTTCTGGAGATAGTAGTAAATCAAAATAAAAACTACATAAATTTGGTATATCCGTAATCGTACTAACCGGCAACATAAGCTTGTCAGATGATTTAAAGCGCAGACTAAATGCCATTAAAACAAAACCCGTAAATGCATGGAATAAATACGTTTTTAAAATTTCatccaatagtttttttttccccatttttcaaTACAAGATCAGAGGCAGACTGagtgagaacttaaagtggccccatctTCTAGGCAGCTTTATATTGACTAAAggtgggccaacacaagtaggcagggacaacagaagtagacggggcagcaatactgtagtgcagcacaagatcccgcccctgcagaaccaaataccacagtgcagcaaaatatactgccgctctcaccgcagtatttaactgtatcaccatcctgataATACATTTGAATTCCGGAGGTCACCTGCCGCTCCTGATGCTTTTAGAATTAATGCTGAAGCTTGTTAAGTACTCGGCTGAGGCCATGATGAGGGCTCTAGTGGCCCCCTGGACATCGACCCACCAAGAAATTTCACAGTAGGGTCATTGGCCTGTGCGGCCCCGTACAAAATACAGTGaattaaatggtgccaatagAAAATACGTGTCCCACATAAAATAAGTCCTCATAAGGCTGTGTGAACGAAAAGGTAAAGACATTATCagccttggaaggtctggaggaaaaaatgaaaatgcaaaaaagaaaGCTGGCGCAGTCCTTAAGGAGCAAATCTAGAACATGAGTTCAGAGGCTTCTTACTacatacctgtggtgacatctcctggaatgtcctcctccacctcactcttacacgggggatcgcccatcatccgctcttctCCATCCTCCACTttgatatcagtcacatcttccccctgatttgtcatctgtaacaattcag from the Bufo bufo chromosome 2, aBufBuf1.1, whole genome shotgun sequence genome contains:
- the LOC120990607 gene encoding gastrula zinc finger protein XlCGF17.1-like — translated: MGDPPCKSEVEEDIPGDVTTENLSDENYMSSLNYKAEDEDIMQRSSGENLITLKVNPGLHSTDLSYNPPNHEEPSPDQSQIVTTSAGQNEDDRFQCHTGEKRYSCSECEKCFTDKQTLVIHERSHTGDKSYSCSECGKCFTNKSHLVTHERSHTGEKLYSCSECGKCFTCKSSFVRHKRIHTGEKPYSCSECGKCFTNKSHLVTHERIHKGEKPYSCSECGKCFTSKSYLATHERVHTGEKPYSCSECGKCFTVKSNLIRHERQHIGEKMYSCSECGKCFTQKSNLVTHERCHTGEKPYSCSECGKCFTVKSNLVTHERIHTGEKPYSCLVCGK